gatacccgcattacgtttaggtatttaatattatcaatgcaggcatattagtaaggtaacaataaaattttaatttataatttatatgataacttactctgaattctgaatcacttataaacgtccaaattactattattttcagaaattatacatcagctattgcgaattgcgattcaataataatattgatatcgattacatggaagttagaatttggatttttggtatttcttttatgacaattctgttatacttgtacacataataatattcttatttcttagcattgataaacttGTAAAGGTCTACatcttctataattatttattattactaataattagttattactaacttacactatagataaaatatctattggattttagaaccgaaaaaaaccgtaaaaacctctacatcaaaatataggtttcggtttcggttcctaaaaaaatgtatttgagggttccggttcccaatattcaaagggttccggttccaaaaccggttcttttcggttCGGTTCCATTTCCTGGACTTTCaacccatatattattattaaatataacaaaatatttgactaAAAAATGATAggtaaatcttaaaattattgtgattgttcaacttgtTTTGGGTgtgaattattgttgtaattgcAACTCAGCGATCCTGCAGGTAAGCAATCTGACTAGGTTAGATCGCGAACAAAGTGCGACACCATATTATCAATTAGACACACCACCTGctataagtgcaactcagccaccatGGTATAGACAATGTGAGAAGGTTCGATTTAATACATACTTTTACCAGATCTTTCCGAAAAACCAATGGCAaccagtaataaataaatactaatttctactagttatttctcctataactaAAGGCAAAAAtgtttagggttccgtacgatAAACCGGGACCCAATTACCAaagctccgctgtccgtccgtccgtccgtccctCACCAGgttgtatctcatgaaccatgaaagttagaaagttgacattttaacagattatatatttctgttgccgctataacaaaaaatacaaaaaatcctagaatatataatataagcagtgttgccaacatgtttatagctgatgatggtacggaacccttcgtgcgcgagtccgactcgcacttggccgggtTTTTACTAAACCAACAACTCCATTGTAAATCTCAAATCCCTATTCGGGCACCTCCCCGGGTTGAGCTTACTAGGTCTGGTTGTAAATATAAACCATTCAAGGACTCACTCAGGCACACACAACAAATTTCATCAAAAGTGATTTAGCCGTTAAGAGGACTTTGAATACTTACACACGaacaatagaaataatttatacataaaatatatgaaattatgaaataataattttattttaaaaatcaatgtttacaaaaattaaaaaatgaccaagaactttatgaaaatgtaaataatacacTATATCGTTGACAAATCACATAACGCGTAGATATAGCTTGTCTTAAGACCAACAATCGCGATGGTGACGTACAGATCCGTTACTATAAACGTGTCAAGTGGCAACACAAAAAAAACTGCAACTAACCCAACCAACCCTCGCACCGTCGATGATCCTGCTTCTTCAAACACCATCACAAGTTATTACAATGacctattattcaatttttataattttacactgCCCTTGGAAACATCCCTGgttttatatgtacataatagtataaccaatattatattatatattataacaaagtcatcaatataatattatgtatacctaatatattagaatacgATGGTAGTTTTACCCACAGCAGTTCGTGATTTATAAGTGCAAGTTCACTGAAGCTATGTATTGTTTGCTTAACGCTCGAGGGTTTTAACTTAAACACGTAAAACTTAATTTGTTAAAGTCGATTTGTATTGTTCGgtgatcaaaatatatattttagataagcAGTTTCCGAAGAACAACTTAGTATTCGTAGtttggaacatattatattataaacgttttgtgaaatttttaggtacctaggtacatcattatatttttatgaattcaaacaaaattaaatattttaaactgttgtTGTGGGTAAAGTGAATTCTctcttttttaatatcttttactatttatttacaatagtactaataatttattggtacatataaatattgaagCATATTTTCTGCTTTATAAGTTATCAgataaaccataaaatatatttttcaataaataaatgtatatattaatatacattatttgttcAGGCAGGAGTGTAAgaaggaaattaaaaaaaaatcatagatgttcaataaatatacacattgttatatatatttacacaataaatacataagtcGTACCAATTGTCTTATACATTAATACGGCATGGTATGACATTGAAACCACGGTTCAATATGAACGCAATGGCCCAGGGTAGTACACGAAGAAAACATTAGATAAAAGAAGAAGAAGGGTGTTGGTTCACATggctaaataatttagtatgcTGGTTTGTAAGCTGGCTTGTAGGCCGGGGCAGAGTATGCTGGTGCAGAGTAAGCTGGTGCAGAGTATGCTGGTGCAGAGTAAGCTGGTGCAGAGTAAGCTGGCTTGTAGGCTGGTGCAGAGTATGATGGGGCCTTGTATCCACCTTCGTTCTTGACGACGGCGTTGAAACCACTGTGGTCATCAGCGGTGTATTCGACGGTACGGATTGAGCCGTCGGCTTCGACGAGGCTGTAGGTTCCCTTGACGTAACCGTTTCCGTCACTGTATTCGGATTGGCTGTGCACGTCGTAGGTGTGTGGGTCGTTTACGCTGTATTCGAAGTTGTATGGTGTGGGTGCGTATGCGGGCTCTGGGGCGTAAGCCTTTGGTGCTGAGTAAGCGGGCGCAGAGTACGCTGGCTTGTAAGCTGGGGCAGAGTATTGGGCGAGGGCGGTAGCCACGCAAGCGGCGAAGATGACGaactgtaaaaataaagtttctGAATTAAAAACTATCCATTTTTTCTAATTGCCATAAactttaatttctaattaaaaaaaccgatttgtataaaaaaaaaaacgtaaaatatattttttaaactacgagtcaaaataatattaacttacttTAGCGGCCATTTTAGTgttgttttggtttttggtcaAATTATTCGATGGCTGTGTACAGAAATGAACTGATGATTATAGAGACCAGAATTGTGGTATTTATGCCAAAAATTCGTCACGGCATCCCTTccatatatattgtatggtcGACATTTTCCCACCAATAGTTACCGTTTGTCGTCAAACAGAACCGGTTGGGGCGTAgacgtatatttaatttttattatattgtgtttgaatagtgtataatatatggatcaagttcaattaaaatatgaattttgttaactttgttacctatatattttattgttatatatagatatatgtactcattttaaaattaattgttggtacctttatgcatatttttatgaataactattttttgtttatgatcCTACACATCTTGGATGCTGATaattatcacataataatatatattatttgtatggtttaatttttgtttaatattacactAATGTGTTTCCTTTTTTAGACAAAAGTGTAAAAGAGTGAAAGTTGCCActgtattgataataaaatatatcaacaacGTATTATACTCGAAATTGATTTCATATCTACAACTGTCTAAAGAATTCATAtcattatagtaatatcatatttaacaCGCTTCTATTGTTTGAACGAGACTAGTTTATAGGCAGATGCTACTATAGTACATTGccagacaataatttaaaatagagaCAGATCCGTCCCTGGTTCTCCCTAGTGGTCTTTTACCAACTGGGTTCCCGTCCATAGTTATCTTTATTATGTTGTTCTGGCTTCGCCTAGTGTGCCAGGCCCAATGAAGTCTTCGGTTTCtaattgtatatttactatgttttcttttttaaatagacttttaattcattattttttcttattctcCACTCTCCCGTTTTTCTGTCTTTCACTGGTCCAAACATTTTCATTAGAATTTTACAACTAAGTATAATACACCTAGTATAAATCATGACCATCATGTTCAGTGTACAGTGTTGTCAGATAAATATAAGTATCAAACGGGTtcgttttttcataattattattatttgcgtgAGCGATTTTGTGAAAACGTGaaggatatataatattttctcgtCACCAAATCACTTAACACGCAGCTATCACTTGTCCTGCGACCAATGATGGCGGCGCAAATACGTAACCATCGCCGTATACGTGTCAAGTGTCATTACCGAACCATCTACACCCCTTACCACCCCTCGCTCAACCCAATATCTACTGCTTCTTCAAACATCGTCGCcaattacaatgacattttcaatttatataattttacacactTTATCTGCGGAAACGTACCCCCagtattataacctatatataacatattaaaatatattatatatatatatagtcattatgtacaatatattatataatttatttttacccacAACAGTGTATGATTTATAAGTGCAAGTTCTCCGAATCGGTGTACTGTTTGCTTAGTGCTCAAGGGTGGTGACTTATACACGCGAAAGCTCCAACTGTGAAAgtccattattattgttttccggtcaaagtacatattttagattagCAGTTTTCAAACAAAAACTATTCACAGCCTGATCTTTACTTTTCGTTTAATCCATAAAAGAGGcagaacaatataaaatacttaaacaattttttttctgacgTATTCTCGATATTACTCACATATAAGTACGAGGGCTTTAAGTTAAAAACGACATTATAAAGGATTCTAACTCTGCGgaaatgtaatttatagaaCATGGTGGGCGTAATACCCATGTGGCCATTccacaacataaatattaattttttttttagacatttttttcggAATCTGATTTTTAATAAGcgattatagatttttttatatgtaggtatttttaaatattcttttaataacagtcattataaaaaataataaatattattcttcaaccattatattatttgtgacatgtattaatgtatacaataataatatgaatatgtaaACTTACTATagcttatttaatttaaacctacgcattttcacaataaataataataaaaaatactaatgtatacaatataattttaatttttaataatgatttaatgtttttaaataaatgcagtTACACGTGGTAAGGCATCTAAtctcgtaaaaaatatatatgcaatatgtttaatgaataattatgatttgcatttcatatattttgtgttgtttaataattgtactagaaaataccaatatttgttttgtttgattaatgttgttacttattagtaaatagttggtataaaaataatatttttagcttattttcactatttgattatatttatctaaagaAATAATTCTAAGACaaaattgttctaaaaatacAACGCAAgaaaatgtaagtaaaatatttggaGTTTTAGTTTCTACTTTAGTAGTCCGTCTAGTGCACTATGAAAGAattttgcaaataaaaattttgatgaaatttcaTGTTCGTGAATTTAAAACCAATAGGTTATCGATGTACGAAACTctaaaactatacaaaaaacTTTTTCCCAACAGAGCATTGCTACTAGAACAACATTTACAACAAACCCTCTATAGATTTTagtagatataatttaattttttttttaaaaactacatcATGTAAAAACACAGATTGTAGTgttctgtaaaaataatatgtatgtcacAATAATTGGTTGTTggttttttcttcatattatttttacgtaaaatggatgtgattaaatttttaaatgaagtttaaaatgtattaaacatacATGTAAATAGACTGTACAAAcactataactaaataattttaaaaaaatcgataatttctttataacatatgtatagacgtatagtacaTACTTAACACGGTTTTGTATACAGACATAAAACAACTAACCACCCaatgttattgtaaatgtaatattttgcaTAAATTCTGCCattctatacaaataataaataaatagttataaataataggtagttagTTGAAAATCTACTGGcgtaattattttctataaattattaaaactatgattTCCCAAAGTGTGcaatattaactaaatacaataaaattaatttctaaatcattatttattattgattggtgtttgtacttttattaaatattttttttttgttttatggtATGATGACAAttctatagttatatttgtaatacacCACTTGTAGTCTACGGTATCTCATGAAGTCATAAGAGAAAAATGAAagcaataattgaaaatgtcatttaatagtaagtatataagtaattgtttaggtattatagtggcatacctatttatttgctAAACCACTtgcaatttgtaaatattaataaactcaaaacatataaaaataccataaataatattatttgtactagactatttattatactcgtttatAGTATTAACAATTTCATTAAGAATTGACAAAGAACACATTtcgtaaaatgtttttcatCATGGGTGTGACCGTCTATTGTCTAGTAGAACGTTGTAAAAGGCGCCAAGTAGGGTCAGTATTTAACTATTccattatatacagggtgttaattttaaaactcatcccataactatattaaattataatcgtttttgaatattaattataatatatcacgcTATCGTTTTTGTCTGTTAAGCTTAAACTAAATATACTAAAAGCAAATAGAATCAGCTAGCCATCATTTTGAATGAGTacgttgaaattattttaattttcattatattgtattttattaaatttaaagctaTTACCATGCCATAATAGTTACAATCTGCAGTgaagttgtattttatttcgaaaaaaaatcacaaagaacaaatgttaaatattaaatatattatcaaattacattttaactataacaatatgaataaaatattttgtttatttcatgTAATAATGTACAGTAATTATAAGTTaacaacgtttttaaaatttttcttattcaatacatatttgaattaaaaatgtcatgttttttttcaaaggttattattattttatctaaattaaaccgtcaattataatatgccgtttcttaactttaaaatggttaaaaaaaaactgtataatattatgtgatgttagatcaaaaatattttttgtaattgaacattaactaaaaattatagttcaaatgtacctataatataaattgggaatacttcaatacaatatacctaGTGATGGTAAGttgtagcatttttttttagattaagtttcttatgtatacaattaaaacttaACGACtcgtgttttataaattatataaattttttttttttttaacaaaaaataatatctatgtacCACCTTTAAGCACatgcttattatataataataatataatatttatatacctactcaatattattttcagacacaattttcaaaatattgttaatccATAACAAACTGGTTATCCTGTATTGCGTTTATGTGTGTTTATTCAATATGACATTACATATTGTGTACTCATATATGAATGAATTAGTGTATGAAAACTCATTTCGTGAAAACCTCAATACCCATTTAccgaacatataataatataataccgctGGCTCTAGAGACTAGAGAGTAGTGACAAACAATAATCCGGCTAATGTAAGTTAGAGAGggacaaaaatgtatagtgaCCGCTTATTGTGATATAGAGAGAGGatgatacctaatatattttagtattttaagcACGTGCTGAGAAATATAGATAAGGGTCATAATATAACACGATCgtaagtatgtattattattttctacgtcattataaatatataatgtacaacaaCGTTTcgtatacacacaatataatattatataatattatgatgatgataataataataataactgtaatttACGATAAAACATAATGTACAATGGTAAAGCCTGCCGtggtacaactataataattagctacaatattatacatatattataatttatattatagtcaagttCTTGCATCGTTTCTACAGAATGAAAAGGTTGGCTGGACGATTCGGACAATGGGGAAAACAACAAAACTACCACTGCGGTAACAACGTCTGTACAAGGTCAGAAACTTGGCTTTTAATTAATAACCTTCTCccataacaacaacaataacaatataaggaTCGTATTTAAATTGTCCATCCTATAGGAAACATCGATGGAGGAAGTCGTCGGACACTATCGCGTCGTTTTCTACAAATTGTTAtagaattatcataatatggtacctaccCTGCAAACAGTTAGGTacgaaaaatatacaatttacctgCGTAAATGTTCTCGACGATAAAAGGCATACTTTCGATTTCCAGCTTAGTATGACTCTTCGAAATTTTTACAAACTTAACGGATCCTTGATTGATAAACAAAcattactttgaaaaaaaaataaacataatatattatagtgcatcCTGTTTGGTCTAATTACTGTTTAATTGCGTCTATTAAAAACggcatataggtacattatttcaCTGTAATTCATTGTCTTACTCGAAATGCATATTTTcctacaaattaattttcatacaatAGATATGGTGGTGCTAAATCATCACACGTCTCATGGATCTACAATAGATAGGtacagactatattattatagagataattgtaaatttttatttaattaatataataaaattagcaaAACCTTCCGAgagtttttttttggtttttgatattatctttataattcatttttttttcattttttttacaataagatATTCCTAGTTATATTACGATATCTATATCTATggagaatttaatttatacaaactaTGAAtagtattgtaaaatcaatagctatacttacttttatgtttttacataataatataagatacataataataggcTACCCAAATCGAATGGTAAATAAGCCTCGTTTCTTggcgatatttttttttttttaatacctaccacCATCAATAACGACTGCTGTTTGTGGGATACGTATACCAAAGATCGAAAATGtccaaaataatactatatattgcCGGCGGTAAATTACACGTCTAAACAGCCAAATtcagtaaattattatgtcCGTTTTAAACGAAAATCGTTTTAAAAGAGTATAATTACGCCAGGCcgagtttaaataaattattatacgcacAGGAGCATTTTTAAACGAAGGGGAGGATTTGAAATAGTGGAtcccatgaccttttttttataccCATGTTACATATTGAATCAatcgtcaatataataatttttattttattatagatactcactatcaaaatattattttagtccaCAATaggttatatagttatattattataagttatagatatcattttttcgcaaatagaatataaatgagaaatacaaaaaaaaaataatcagctaataattaatacaactaaCAGTTAAATTATATGCATGTTATTTTTGCGacatattatgagttatgacaacaTATGTttaatcaataggtacattcaatATACTGGAATCGAAAAACcaactatgatttttttattattttggaaatgataatgattacaataatattgcaaaattatagatttatctgttattgaattaaattcataaataaaaaaaaaaaaatagttgaagaATTAAATAGtcgttttagaaaatatattattttttaaagtgatCCATATTTgctttttatggaaaaaaaataagaatatttaattaaatataaatacacaaacCCGTACGGATTGTCTTTTTAGAGAAATTTCATAATTTGGATTTTAGGCACAGAGCGTGTTGTGTTTGATGTATGCGTACTTTTTATTTCAAAGTATATCATTAGCTGAAATACATATAActatttgaataattgaataataagacataatataatagcattaaATATTGCATACAAATAACAATCTGACAATTTGTCTTCGAGTGGTAAATATATCTCGGATTcccaacaacaaaatatataaacgtatcTACATTGGCAaacggtattatttttaattgccaCTATATATTATCTCTACtttacaaataagtaataatatcattattttttttaggctGTTATCAGCTATCTCCTAATATCACATAACGTTACCGGAGAAAATTTTTCAATGTGTattcatcattattcattataattataaacctatgacttttttcatacaaacatacaatatattaataacctaaattttgaaaaagattATTGCACACATAAATCGAGATTGAAAAaaagcttaaaacaaatatttttttacgacgAGTAGCCCTTTTTATTTGAACCATGCTTTCGATCCTATACACATTGATTTAGAAAATGCTGTGTACACAATTTCTTAGGTACTTACccttattatatcattatagtattatgaattTCTCGATGGTGCTTAATTTGTTTGTCGTCGTTAAGATCAAAActaatgtatatatgtgtaatCTATTCTGTATAACTGTGTATTTTTTAAGTGCAAAGTTTAATTGAATGAGCTGTTACTCAGTCCAGATATATtcgtgatattatgtatatgaaataattcATTATGATACATGTCACTtctaacacaataaattatagacaaaaaaaaaaaaaatacattttcacatgtcgataaaaaaaattactttgtgAATGGAATTTATACTttcaattatattgtgtataatttatgtcatacctaaataagtaatatttttcgatcaaaaaaaaatatatatattttttatcgtccaaaaatgtttgtatttattaattgtatcaataCAAGCATTTCATATCCATATAAAATTACCTATCACAACATcatcataaaataacaaaaaataaataacacttttaaaaagtaaatataattatgaaatgtattgaacgtcacctttttttttatatataatatttttataaattcaagttcgataataaaagataaaagtgactgtaaaaatatatttttacaacattcaacATCACACGTACATCCAAATGTACCTAccgtttatatttcatatataatattatgtaggtgtagCAGTTTTCTGGTGGAATTTTCGAACAAAACcaaactatactataataataggcaTCTGATTTTTTTATGCGGATTTTCTTAGCTACTTTTAGTAACTATTCTTGTGTAATATCCTTCTCAAATATTATCAACAAGCTCCAAACATTGTTGAATGTTAACAATAAGAATAAGCTACCTACTaactatactttattattaaactgttaTAAAAAGAGAAATTCCATCGTATCCTTTTGGCAgccacaaaattattatataagtaaaacgtataaaaaaaaatatttattgttgtactTATTGtgctttattattaaaataaagcttaatttatttactgatatctaaattgaaatatattgctttacaatattgtattccaATAGTAAcactattaaacatttaaagaaactatatagtatatacattagattcctaaatatttaaaatattatgaaataaaaaactttttctcTCTTTCattgttacctattataatagaactatttttttatatattagatttaagagaataataaaatgacttatttctgaaattatacctaatttgtttaatttattttgttaattatttgtatccTTTATTAAATGTGTACAACAATCGCTTAaagtattaatacttataaaagttttttttttttttattcgtttatagcagtggttttcaaactttttttatacacgGCACACCGTACACTTCAAAAAATTTTCACGGCACACTGACATTTTTTTAgatgaacaaaattgttttgaattaattataattttatatacatttaattagaaatttttattatttatttattaatattacaattacagtataattagttattaaatttatttacaaaaaaaagtgtagtttatacataggtacatttaatgaGAAATGTGTGCCTGATGGgcgttacaaatatttttaattcttggaCGAATAGTGGACAGACATACCCTC
This portion of the Acyrthosiphon pisum isolate AL4f chromosome A1, pea_aphid_22Mar2018_4r6ur, whole genome shotgun sequence genome encodes:
- the cp38 gene encoding cuticular protein 38 precursor, with the translated sequence MAAKFVIFAACVATALAQYSAPAYKPAYSAPAYSAPKAYAPEPAYAPTPYNFEYSVNDPHTYDVHSQSEYSDGNGYVKGTYSLVEADGSIRTVEYTADDHSGFNAVVKNEGGYKAPSYSAPAYKPAYSAPAYSAPAYSAPAYSAPAYSAPAYKPAYKPAY